Proteins encoded within one genomic window of Mya arenaria isolate MELC-2E11 chromosome 13, ASM2691426v1:
- the LOC128212813 gene encoding CD151 antigen-like, with protein sequence MARGKLAFDHLDILSENKDNDGKLLHIFRIVLLVIMGLISVGGIAILAIGIWTHEVDYGSRAVSGLIGIALYQVDSVIMIICGSLTIAVMIIGFVGLLRPQKCLLGFHLSVMSFTAFGLFAAGILGYVFIGELEDSVKGSLKESVVEKYGVEGQKSITNQWDKIQKSFRCCGASGDVNSSTSWFLYQHDSFWVRDDLSNRSLVPKSCCSEDSNMELCTGKVNMTNSTIFSSWAPYGEPEKVDPPLTYNYTIFTDGCYDKLEGYLRQNGILIGTAAIVVGVFMIIEIVCTIFEYRRLKF encoded by the exons ATGGCAAGAGGAAAACTGGCCTTCGATCATTTGGACATACTGTCCGAGAACAAAGATAATGATGGAAAACTGTTGCACATTTTCCGTATTGTGCTGCTTGTCATCATGGGACTTATTTCG GTCGGGGGCATTGCAATTCTCGCCATTGGTATATGGACGCATGAGGTGGACTACGGTAGCAGGGCGGTAAGCGGGCTCATTGGCATTGCCCTCTACCAAGTAGATTCAGTTATCATGATTATCTGCGGCTCTCTCACCATTGCAGTCATGATAATTGGTTTTGTTGGGCTTCTCAGACCACAGAAATGTCTTCTCGGATTT CACCTGTCTGTGATGTCATTCACTGCATTTGGGCTGTTTGCTGCTGGCATTCTTGGCTATGTATTCATTGGGGAG CTGGAAGATTCTGTAAAGGGTTCCCTGAAAGAGAGTGTGGTGGAGAAGTATGGGGTGGAGGGCCAGAAATCCATCACCAACCAGTGGGACAAGATACAGAAAAGT TTCCGTTGTTGTGGAGCATCGGGCGATGTGAATTCTTCAACATCCTGGTTCCTCTATCAGCATGACAGCTTCTGGGTTCGGGACGATCTCTCAA ACCGAAGTCTTGTACCGAAGAGTTGTTGTAGCGAGGATTCGAACATGGAGCTGTGTACAGGAAAGGTGAACATGACCAACAGTACAATATTCAGCAGCTGGGCCCCGTATGGTGAACCCGAAAAAGTAGACCCACCCCTCACATACAACTACACTATCTTCACTGAT GGTTGTTATGACAAACTAGAGGGATATCTCAGGCAGAACGGTATATTGATTGGGACAGCAGCAATAGTCGTAGGTGTGTTCATG